GCAGCCCGCTGACGATCGTGGCGCGCAGCGATGCCGGCGTTCCGGCGGACACCGCGTCGGCGGACGACGCAGGGCTGATCGTCGACGTCGCCGTCATCGGCGCGGGTCCGGCGGGCCTCAGCGCCGCACTCAACCTGGTGCGAGCGCGGCGGACCGTGCTGTTGGTCGACGCGAACCGGCCGCGGAACGCCGCCACGCTGCAGTCGCACGGGTTCCTCACGCGCGACGGGGTGTCGCCGCTCGAGCTCCGGAAGCTCGGGCGAGCGGAGGTGGAAGGCTACCCGGAGGCGACCGTCGTGCAGGCGGTCGTCGACGAGGTCGCCCCGGACGGTGCTCGGTGGCGTGTGCACGGGGCGTGGCGGGGGACCGAGGTGACCGCCTCCGCCCGTGCGGTCGTGGTCGCGACGGGGCTCCGGGAGGAGTTCCCCGCGCTGCCGATGCTCCGAGCGTTCTACGGCACCTCCGTGCACAGCTGCGTCGAGTGCGACGGGTACGAGAAGGCGGGCGAACCGCTCGCGTTCGTGTGCGAGACGCCCGACGTGGTCGACCGGGCGCTGTTCCTCGCGGCGTGGTCCGACGACCTCATCGTGTACACGAACGGCGCCCCGACGCTCGACGACGCCGGCCGAGGACGGCTCGCGGCGGCAGGGGTGCGGGTCGACGAGCGGGGAGTCGCGGACCTCGAGGGTGATCGGACCGGCATGACCGGCGTCCGGCTGGTGGACGGGCACGTCGAGCCGCGGACGGGTGGCTTCGTGCGGCCGACGTGGCACGTCGACACCGGCTGGCTGCACGCCCAGGTCGAGCGGGACGCCGACGGGCTCCTCGTCGTCGACGGCGTCGGACGGACGGCTGTGCCGGGCATCTACGCCGTGGGCGACGTGACGCCGCCGGGGCCGGAGCAGCTCATCGTGGCGGCCGGTCACGGGGCCCGGACGGCCTCGGCGGTGCACCGGGACCTCGTCGGTGGTCTCACGGACGTCCGGGATGCTGTACAGTAGTTGATCGTGCCCCGGGCGACCGGGACACGGGGCCGTGAGGCCTCTTGGGGTATGGTGTAATTGGCAACACAGCGGTTTCTGGTACCGTCGTTCTTGGTTCGAGTCCAGGTACCCCAGCCACCATCGTGAACAGGCCCCCGACGGAAGTCGGGGGCCTGTTGCGTTCCGCGAGCGGTTCACACGACAGGCCCTGCGTGGCGCGATGTGGTTCGGTCGGAGCCGACGACACGCCCGATCGTCCAGTCGGCGACGAATTTCCTGGCGGGGACCGACAGCTGGGACCACCGCGCCCGAGCGGCCACCGGCGCCGCGGCGGCCACTGTCGCCTCGGCGACCACTGGCGGCTGGCTTCGGGCCTCAGTCACAAGCCGCCACGCACGGCCTCCCGGCTTCCGGCTTCCGGCGGCCGGGCGTCCTGGCGGGCACCGGCGTCTCGGCGTCCTGGCGGGCGCTGGCGGCCAGGCGTCCTGGCGGGCACGGCGGGCACCGGCGGCACGGCGTCCTGGCGGGCACTGGCGCTTCGGCGGGCGCTGGCGGCCAGATGCACCGGCGGCCGGGCGTCCCGGCGGGCACCGGCGGGCCGCCACACCCACGAACCGCCAGGTACAGCGCCCCGGCTCCCGGCGCGCAGGATGCCGACGGCGACGACGCCCGGGCCCCCTGCGGGGAACCGCAGACCGTCGCGGCGGTGAACTCCCGGGGGATCCGCGCTGAACAGCACGACGGCGGCCCGCGCAGCAGTGACGAGGCTCCGGCCGCCGCACGCACACCGCGGCGGAGTGCGTCCACGATCTGCGGACCTGTGTGGGCGTACAGCGACCACCCGCGGTCGTGACCCGGTCTCGCCGGGCCGCAGCGCGCCTCCAGGCGGTTGCGGGGAACCGCACGGCGGGAGCCGAGCCGTCCTCGGTACCCGGTCCTGGCCCTAGCGTCACAGGGGCGCCGCGTGTCCGCGGCGACGTCCGAGAACGACAGGGGAGTCCTCGTGCCCGCAACCGTGACGACCAGGAGTGCGCCGTGGGGCCACGTGCCCGTGGTCCCGGCCGCTGCCGACCACTCGATCCTCGACCGGTGGGACCGCGTCGTGGCCAGCCACGGCGACGCCCCGGCGCTGATCCTGCCCGAGGGGGACCTGACGTTCGCCGCGGTCGACCGTGCGGTCCGTGGGCTCGGCGCCGAGCTGCGCCGAGCCCTGCGTCCGGATGACCACGGCGGGGCCGGCGTCGGTGCGGAGCGCGGTGGCGCCTCGCGTCCGGTCGGCGTGATGGCCGGGCAGACCGCGGACACGATCGTGGCGGTGCTCGCCCTCGTGGCGGCCGGACGGACCGTGGTGGTGCTCGACGACCACCTCCCGGAGGCCAGGCTCGCGCACGTGGTGCGGCTCGCCGACGTCCTGGACGTCGTGGCCGCTCCGGCGTACGCAGCGCAGGCCGCCGCAGCGCTCGACGGGGCCGGAGCGGTCTCCGGGCTCGTGCACGACCTCGACGCGTTGCAGGAGCGCGCCGCTGCCCACAGAGCCGACACCGACGCCGACACCGACGCCGGTGTCGAGGTCGCTCCCGACGCCGGTGTCGAGCGGCCGGGAGGCTCCGACCCGCTCGTGATCGTCTTCACCTCCGGCTCGACCGGCCTGCCGAAGGGCGTCGTCGTCACTCACCGTCAGCAGGTGCGGGACGCCGAGGCCGACGCGCTCTCGCTCGGGTTCGGCCCGGGGGACCGGCTCGCGATCGCCGCGCCGCTGTCCTTCACCGCCGGACTCATGTACGCCCTGGCCGCGCTGATGAACGGGTGCGCCGTGGTGGCGCTCGAGCCCCGGGACCGTGGCGTGGAGGGCACGCTCGACGACCTCGCGACGCACGGTGCGACGACCGTGCTCTGCACCCCGCACCTGCTGCGTTCGATCACAGGCGCCGTCGCCGGCTCGGACCGCGGACCGCGAGCGGGACTGACGGGGCTCCGGCTGGTGGTCACGGTCGGCGAGCCGATCACCGGCACCGACGTCGCCGCGACCCGGCCGCACCTCGGCACGCACACCGTGCTCGTGAACGGGTTCGGGGCGAGCGAACTCGCGAGCGTGGCGTTCTGTCCGGTGCTCCCGGACGACGCGGTCCCGGACGGCGTGGTCCCCGCGGGGTGGCCCATCGAGAGCAAGACCATCCGCATCGTGCGCGAGGACGGCTCCGAGGCGTCCCCCGGCGAGACCGGTGAGCTCGTCGTCGTCTCGGACGGGGTCACGACCGGGTACTGGGGTGCGCCGGAGCAGACCGCGGCGCACCTCGGCGTCGACACCGACGGCACCCCGACCTGGCGGCACGGCGACCTCGCGAAGGTCGACGAGTCCGGTCGACTCGTCCTGGCCGGACGGGCCGACGACGCCGTGAAGGTCCGCGGGTACCTCGTCGAGCCGTCCGAGGTCGAGGCGGCACTCCGCGCCGTCCCCGAGGTGCAGGACGTCGTCGTGACGGCGCTCGTCGCCCCACCCGCGGCGACCCGGCTCGTCGCCTACGTGGTGCCCCGACCGGGCCACCGCACGCCGGCGCCCGCCGCGCTGCGGAAGGTGCTCCGCGGCAGCCTGCCCGAGTACATGGTGCCCGCGGCGATCGTCCCGATGACGGAACTGCCGCGGAACGAGCGCGGCAAGGTGGACCGCTCGGCGCTGCCCGGTGCGCCGTCCGTCGAGGCCGAGATGACCGAGGCCGCGTACGACCAGTGGGAGCTCGTCGTCGGGCAGATCTGGTCCGAGGTGCTCGGGTTGTCCGGCGTGCCGCTCGACGAGGACTTCACCGCGCTC
This is a stretch of genomic DNA from Curtobacterium sp. 458. It encodes these proteins:
- a CDS encoding NAD(P)/FAD-dependent oxidoreductase, whose translation is MARSDAGVPADTASADDAGLIVDVAVIGAGPAGLSAALNLVRARRTVLLVDANRPRNAATLQSHGFLTRDGVSPLELRKLGRAEVEGYPEATVVQAVVDEVAPDGARWRVHGAWRGTEVTASARAVVVATGLREEFPALPMLRAFYGTSVHSCVECDGYEKAGEPLAFVCETPDVVDRALFLAAWSDDLIVYTNGAPTLDDAGRGRLAAAGVRVDERGVADLEGDRTGMTGVRLVDGHVEPRTGGFVRPTWHVDTGWLHAQVERDADGLLVVDGVGRTAVPGIYAVGDVTPPGPEQLIVAAGHGARTASAVHRDLVGGLTDVRDAVQ
- a CDS encoding alpha/beta fold hydrolase translates to MPATVTTRSAPWGHVPVVPAAADHSILDRWDRVVASHGDAPALILPEGDLTFAAVDRAVRGLGAELRRALRPDDHGGAGVGAERGGASRPVGVMAGQTADTIVAVLALVAAGRTVVVLDDHLPEARLAHVVRLADVLDVVAAPAYAAQAAAALDGAGAVSGLVHDLDALQERAAAHRADTDADTDAGVEVAPDAGVERPGGSDPLVIVFTSGSTGLPKGVVVTHRQQVRDAEADALSLGFGPGDRLAIAAPLSFTAGLMYALAALMNGCAVVALEPRDRGVEGTLDDLATHGATTVLCTPHLLRSITGAVAGSDRGPRAGLTGLRLVVTVGEPITGTDVAATRPHLGTHTVLVNGFGASELASVAFCPVLPDDAVPDGVVPAGWPIESKTIRIVREDGSEASPGETGELVVVSDGVTTGYWGAPEQTAAHLGVDTDGTPTWRHGDLAKVDESGRLVLAGRADDAVKVRGYLVEPSEVEAALRAVPEVQDVVVTALVAPPAATRLVAYVVPRPGHRTPAPAALRKVLRGSLPEYMVPAAIVPMTELPRNERGKVDRSALPGAPSVEAEMTEAAYDQWELVVGQIWSEVLGLSGVPLDEDFTALGGDSLSAEEMLAVVQERLGVALRSSELLEHPTLRQFARRVRGGTSALPSHPDVVKVSSARTVGRLPVFCFAGGGALALTFLPLSRYLDDHDVYAFQQHGLERRGVPDWSIERSARRYLALMRVVQPRGPYLLVGHSLGGLVALEVARLLEENGEHVEHLALLDTYLPRTKSEQARLLFSRMEPRPSRNPTVRAFRSGVDRVARRIMPAGVPYGALAAKRFRAYTAGVLRFGGQDDFDAFFDQAEIVTRRHHPTPFGGRSTYVLADANPDADGWSRYLVGASGTVRMACEHTSLLREPHVAELAAALRAAFDAAPVAAR